Proteins encoded within one genomic window of uncultured Draconibacterium sp.:
- a CDS encoding patatin-like phospholipase family protein, whose translation MNRSLLIILLFTLSIVQSNAQSVGLVLSGGGAKGMAHIGVIRVLEENNIPIDYISGTSIGAIVGGLYAAGYSTDEMEELFKSDDFYFWSTGKIQREYRYYFKRQEDDPSWIQLRVAKKDEKVKILPPTNIIPGEQMDFAFMELTAATSAACNYDFDQLMVPYFCIAADVNNSKPFVLRDGDLGNAMRASMTVPLYFKPIEIDGKLLFDGGLLNNFPTDYMKEIFNPDIIIGHKVADDVKAADADDVMRQISNMVMRPTNFEIKPSDGILLETKFDDVGLLDFNKIDTVLARGEKTTLAKIDSIKQLIKRRVPQEVVQAKRDSFNARKPELNFQNIQVEGVSDPMQRQFIIQSIKHRNNIVSLSSLKTEYFKLVADEQLKSIQPITRYNPGTGYFDLHLKVEPEKRLDLSIGGNISTKPINQGFAAINFRSYKSRAYSLHSNIYFGRFYSSFKLGGRIDYSTALPFYLESYLTFNRWDYFSSSTELIFEDVHTPYIIKDETNLRLETGFPLGLHSKIYAGLAYSSASNDFYQTDESEEGNTPYNSKFNAFVSKIGFENNSLNYKQYATEGAHRGVDGRFVIGEEKYTAENNATYSTKFINHNYFQLHAHSLRYYSLGERFVLGTHLESFLSSKELFQTYRSTKLSAQGFTPSPHSKSLFINEFNSNNYLAGGLKAIFKFSPDWHLRVEGYGFCPIHEELEQPDLTAVKSDDFINNYYLQGLAALVYQTGIGPVSLSFNYYEKSNTNLYVTLNFGYILFNKRGL comes from the coding sequence ATGAATAGATCGCTGCTTATTATCCTGTTATTCACTTTATCCATTGTGCAAAGCAATGCTCAATCGGTTGGGCTTGTGCTAAGTGGCGGTGGCGCCAAGGGAATGGCCCATATTGGTGTGATACGGGTTTTGGAAGAAAACAACATTCCAATCGACTATATTTCAGGAACTTCTATTGGCGCCATTGTTGGTGGTCTTTATGCTGCCGGTTATTCAACCGACGAAATGGAAGAGCTTTTTAAGTCGGACGATTTCTATTTCTGGTCTACAGGAAAAATACAGCGCGAATACCGTTACTATTTTAAACGACAGGAAGACGATCCGAGCTGGATACAGTTACGGGTTGCCAAAAAAGATGAAAAAGTAAAAATTCTGCCGCCAACCAATATTATTCCGGGCGAACAAATGGATTTTGCTTTTATGGAATTAACAGCTGCAACCAGTGCTGCCTGTAATTATGATTTTGACCAGTTAATGGTACCTTACTTTTGTATTGCCGCCGATGTAAACAACAGTAAGCCATTCGTGTTGCGCGATGGAGATTTGGGAAATGCTATGCGGGCGTCGATGACTGTTCCTCTTTATTTTAAACCCATTGAAATTGACGGGAAACTACTGTTTGATGGCGGTTTATTGAACAACTTCCCTACCGACTATATGAAAGAGATTTTTAACCCGGATATTATTATCGGGCACAAGGTTGCAGACGATGTAAAAGCTGCCGACGCTGACGATGTGATGCGTCAAATCTCGAACATGGTTATGCGGCCAACTAATTTCGAAATTAAACCTTCGGATGGAATTTTGCTTGAAACAAAATTTGATGATGTAGGACTCCTTGATTTTAATAAAATTGACACGGTTCTGGCCCGCGGAGAAAAAACTACACTGGCCAAAATAGATAGTATAAAACAACTGATAAAACGTCGTGTTCCCCAAGAAGTAGTTCAGGCAAAACGCGACAGCTTTAATGCACGAAAACCTGAATTAAACTTCCAAAACATTCAGGTTGAAGGCGTTAGCGACCCCATGCAACGACAGTTTATCATTCAAAGTATTAAACACCGAAATAACATCGTATCACTATCTTCCTTAAAAACCGAGTATTTTAAACTGGTGGCTGATGAACAGCTAAAATCGATTCAACCAATTACACGCTACAATCCCGGCACAGGTTATTTCGATCTGCATTTAAAAGTAGAACCCGAAAAACGCCTTGATTTGAGTATTGGTGGTAACATTTCCACCAAACCCATCAACCAGGGATTTGCTGCTATTAATTTCAGAAGTTACAAAAGCAGAGCTTATTCACTTCATTCAAACATTTATTTTGGCCGGTTTTACAGTTCATTTAAATTGGGTGGCCGCATTGATTATTCAACAGCGCTGCCCTTTTACCTCGAGTCGTATTTAACCTTTAACCGGTGGGATTACTTTTCATCGAGTACAGAGTTGATCTTTGAAGACGTACACACACCGTACATTATAAAAGATGAAACCAATCTCAGGCTGGAAACCGGTTTTCCACTGGGCTTGCATAGTAAAATTTATGCCGGTTTGGCTTACTCGTCTGCAAGCAACGATTTTTATCAAACCGATGAATCGGAAGAAGGAAACACGCCCTACAACTCAAAATTCAATGCATTTGTATCGAAGATAGGTTTCGAAAATAACTCACTTAATTACAAGCAATATGCCACAGAAGGTGCTCACCGCGGTGTTGATGGCAGATTTGTAATTGGCGAAGAGAAATACACAGCAGAAAATAATGCCACCTACTCAACGAAATTTATCAATCACAATTATTTTCAGCTTCATGCCCACTCGTTACGTTATTATTCGTTGGGTGAACGATTTGTATTGGGTACCCACCTCGAATCTTTTTTAAGTTCAAAGGAGCTGTTTCAAACCTACCGATCTACAAAACTTTCTGCCCAGGGATTTACGCCATCGCCACATAGTAAATCGCTGTTTATTAACGAATTTAATTCGAATAACTATTTGGCAGGAGGATTAAAAGCCATATTCAAGTTCTCACCCGATTGGCATCTGCGTGTTGAAGGTTATGGTTTTTGCCCCATTCATGAAGAGTTAGAACAACCAGACCTAACGGCAGTTAAAAGTGATGATTTTATCAATAATTATTATCTTCAGGGATTGGCTGCATTGGTTTATCAAACCGGAATTGGCCCGGTGAGTCTTTCGTTCAATTATTACGAAAAGAGTAATACCAATCTTTATGTCACCCTCAATTTTGGATATATCTTATTCAACAAAAGAGGTTTGTAG